The following are from one region of the Melitaea cinxia chromosome 7, ilMelCinx1.1, whole genome shotgun sequence genome:
- the LOC123654956 gene encoding thiamin pyrophosphokinase 1, with product MEVKNVLMKVSKLLNVFYVQQNRTSSVVKCWKWNIGEFIKNQANQVNLKYAVLILNRTIPQRNDFIKDLWNNATLTIAVDGGMVHWDNFVNKLTENDRKNMKLPDLITGDFDSITNDVLEKYKKKGCKTIHTPDQNHTDFTKALKELNNYCEQEKIQVDHVIAVAQSSGRLDQILGNIQTLYLVREERLLNPNTKMYLMSGDCIAWLLSPGAHIIDIPEECRCNEECWCALMPVGEACDSVTTSGLKWNLDKQQLKFGRLVSTSNTFDGSEQVKVKCSNTLLWAMEVPSLTNT from the exons atggaagtGAAAAATGTGTTAATGAAG gtttcTAAGTTATTAAATGTCTTCTATGTACAACAGAATCGGACAAGCAGCGTGGTCAAGTGTTGGAAATGGAATATCggtgaatttattaaaaatcaagcaAATCAAGTAAATTTGAAATATGCAGTACTTATACTTAACCGAACTATACCTCAGAGAAACGATTTCATAAAAGACTTATGGAATAATg CAACTTTAACTATAGCAGTTGATGGAGGAATGGTGCATTgggataattttgtaaataaactaaCTGAAAATGACAGAAAGAACATGAAACTGCCTGATCTGATCACAGGAGATTTTGACTCAATCACCAATGATGTcctagaaaaatataaaaagaaaggttgtaag ACTATACACACACCAGATCAAAATCACACAGACTTTACGAAAGCTTTGAAGGAGTTAAATAATTACTGTGAACAAGAAAAAATTCAG GTAGACCATGTAATAGCAGTTGCTCAAAGTTCTGGGAGATTAGATCAAATTCTAGGGAATATACAAACATTGTATCTAGTCAGAGAAGAAAGATTACTAAACCCCAACACTAAAATGTATCTAATGTCTGGTGATTGTATAGCGTGGCTATTAAGCCCTGGTGCTCATATTATTGATATACCAGAAGAATGTAGATGCAATGAAGAATGCTGGTGTGCATTGATGCCAGTAGGGGAAGCTTGTGATAGTGTTACAACTAGTGGACTTAAGTGGAATTTAG aCAAACAGCAGTTGAAATTTGGTCGTTTAGTGAGCACATCAAATACATTTGATGGCTCGGAACAAGTGAAAGTAAAGTGCAGTAACACCCTTCTATGGGCTATGGAAGTTCCTAGTTTAACAA acacTTAG
- the LOC123655122 gene encoding uncharacterized protein LOC123655122, with protein MSLSDDAERHGDALSRAEGYLELLQKVTGSSRNLKGTYIKALKEVRRENSYATLEDTYIDCKIKMKEHLNKSRTPVSDSTGSDLNIKNISTNPEVKLPQIQLPSFFGAYEEWPSFHEMFISLIHNNHSLSAVQKLHYLKSSLKGEAEMLLRSLLTTEVKYTEAWDQLVRRYNNKRYNSNEIMKKLFS; from the exons atgtcgctcagcgacgacgccgAAAGACATGGAGACgcgctttctcgagcggaaggttacctCGAGCTTCTAcaaaaggtgaccggaagctcgagaaacctAAAGGGCACGtatatcaaggcccttaaaGAAGTCAGAAGAG AAAATTCGTATGCAACATTGGAAGACACCTATATTGACTGCAAAATTAAGATGAAAGAGCATTTGAATAAAAGTAGAACTCCTGTCTCAGATTCAACAGGAAGTGActtgaacattaaaaatatctcaACAAACCCTGAAGTAAAGCTTCCACAGATACAACTGCCCTCATTTTTTGGTGCATATGAAGAATGGCCGAGTTTTCACGAAATGTTTATAtcattaatacataataatcacAGTTTAAGTGCAGTACAAAAACTTCACTATTTAAAGAGTAGTTTGAAGGGAGAAGCAGAAATGCTACTACGAAGCTTGTTAACAACAGAAGTTAAGTACACAGAAGCATGGGACCAATTGGTGCGCCGATACAATAACAAAAGATATAATTCAAATGagataatgaaaaaattattttcctaA